A window from Mya arenaria isolate MELC-2E11 chromosome 9, ASM2691426v1 encodes these proteins:
- the LOC128202817 gene encoding uncharacterized protein LOC128202817, whose product MYSQFANEDAPASARSSSANRTKLLVNISAWATRTLAFLSIIFAVVAFTMLHNIWFGAVMCATAVFSISSPLNFNACCYSDCSRNTSGEKRCGLVSVFVWMFLTNMVYMILFAYSWVFWLNTSSWSYSEDWLNTVFAFTLIINLCLSIFNLYSMCLVYKFGCCFMNGVDRECPQQSVNMVVVNHSQLSTIGGGVPANVLNKVNSEPGPRSRNNNRISPTCRFLYNPLNNSSQPVERLQNQRAFLSLIV is encoded by the exons ATGTACTCTCAATTTG CAAATGAAGACGCGCCCGCGAGCGCAAGGTCATCATCAGCCAATCGCACCAAGCTGCTTGTCAATATATCGGCATGGGCCACAAGGACACTTGCTTTCTTAAGCATCATCTTCGCTGTCGTTGCCTTTACGATGTTACATAATATCTGGTTTGGAGCTGTTATGTGTGCCACAGCAGTATTC AGTATTTCGAGTCCATTAAACTTTAACGCTTGCTGTTATTCGGATTGTTCACGAAACACATCAGGTGAAAAG cgATGCGGACTTGTCAGTGTATTCGTTTGGATGTTTCTGACCAACATGGTTTACATGATCTTGTTTGCATATAGTTGGGTTTTTTGGCTAAATACTTCCAGCTGGTCCTATTCAGAAGATTGGCTGAACACAGTATTTGCGTTTACTTTGATCATTAACTTGTGCCTGTCCATCTTCAATCTCTACTCGATGTGTCTCGTTTACAAGTTTGGCTGTTGTTTCATGAATGGTGTTGACAGAGAGTGTCCCCAGCAAAGCGTTAACATGGTGGTTGTGAACCACTCACAACTTAGCACGATAGGAGGAGGTGTTCCTGCTAAC GTCCTCAACAAGGTCAATTCAGAACCGGGACCTCGTTCCCGCAACAACAACCGTATATCACCAACATGCCGCTTTCTCTACAACCCGCTCAACAACAGCAGCCAGCCGGTGGAGCGACTGCAGAATCAGCGAGCCTTTCTATCCCTCATAGTATGA